In Ktedonobacteraceae bacterium, one genomic interval encodes:
- a CDS encoding molybdenum cofactor guanylyltransferase, whose product MSIRYQFKFMNSSNIISSGIILAGGYSRRMGKNKALLPHPGSQSITFVEYLASTLATVCPEVLIVARHGTDASGYNLPGARLVFDLEPDLGPLMGLYSGLSATTMSRALVVAVDMPFVQPALLSYLLSLPLTGAMLVPMVNDVPQVLLAIYPRSILPFIEERLRQGRRDPRSLLEVAPVQYIPEERLRQVDPELRSFINVNTPDELQRLM is encoded by the coding sequence ATGAGCATCCGATACCAATTTAAGTTCATGAACTCATCAAACATCATCTCCAGTGGCATTATCCTGGCCGGCGGATACAGCAGGCGTATGGGCAAGAATAAGGCCCTGCTGCCACATCCCGGGAGTCAATCCATCACTTTTGTGGAATATCTTGCCTCTACACTCGCAACCGTTTGCCCCGAAGTATTGATCGTCGCTCGCCATGGCACGGATGCTTCCGGTTATAATTTGCCGGGCGCGCGCCTCGTTTTTGACCTGGAACCTGATCTCGGCCCCCTGATGGGCCTCTATAGTGGATTGAGCGCCACGACGATGTCACGTGCCCTGGTGGTCGCCGTTGATATGCCGTTTGTGCAACCGGCCCTGCTCTCCTACCTGCTCTCGCTACCCCTGACCGGAGCCATGCTTGTGCCGATGGTGAATGATGTGCCCCAGGTGTTGCTGGCGATATATCCGCGCTCCATCCTACCGTTTATTGAAGAGCGCTTGCGCCAGGGACGTCGCGACCCGCGCTCGCTGCTTGAGGTAGCGCCTGTGCAGTACATTCCCGAAGAACGGTTGCGCCAGGTTGATCCTGAACTGCGCTCGTTCATCAACGTGAATACACCGGACGAGTTGCAAAGATTGATGTAG